One region of Xylanimonas ulmi genomic DNA includes:
- a CDS encoding AGE family epimerase/isomerase, with protein sequence MTALSGSVAATWPSSPTHRRWLDDEARRLLAFGAAAARPAADGGAAYLDDDGRPDASRGVQTWITARTVHSFALGHLLGVPGCAPVADAALAGLTGVLRDEEHGGWFHAVASSGEPDRGAGKSAYDHAFVMLAGASATIAGRPGGPGLLAAATQTYLDKFWDEETGRPVDTWDHTFTTVDGYRGLNAMMHSVEAMLTVASAVEAGQGAAWVDRAARAVSFVVDMAAAHAGRLPEHFGPDWEPALDLNADRPGDQFKPYGATPGHGLEWARLLLHLEAMRPADRLVETAVTLFDRAVADAWAADGADGFVYTTDWSGAPVVRTRMHWVVTEGIAAAAALYARTGQDRFADWYATWWDYAERRLIDRVRGSWRHELDPDNRPAATVWPGKPDIYHALQATLVPRLPLAPMLPAALRDGSLR encoded by the coding sequence ATGACGGCCCTGTCCGGATCGGTCGCCGCGACGTGGCCATCGTCGCCGACGCACCGCCGCTGGCTCGACGACGAGGCCCGCCGCCTGCTCGCCTTCGGCGCCGCCGCCGCACGTCCCGCCGCAGACGGCGGCGCCGCCTACCTGGACGACGACGGACGCCCCGACGCCTCCCGCGGCGTGCAGACCTGGATCACCGCCCGCACCGTCCACTCGTTCGCGCTCGGGCATCTGCTCGGGGTCCCGGGCTGCGCGCCCGTCGCCGACGCGGCGCTCGCGGGGCTGACGGGCGTGCTGCGCGACGAGGAGCACGGCGGCTGGTTCCATGCGGTGGCGTCGTCGGGCGAGCCCGACCGCGGCGCCGGCAAGTCGGCGTACGACCACGCGTTCGTCATGCTCGCGGGAGCCTCCGCCACGATCGCGGGCCGCCCGGGCGGGCCCGGCCTGCTGGCCGCCGCCACACAGACCTACCTCGACAAGTTCTGGGACGAGGAGACGGGGCGCCCCGTCGACACGTGGGACCACACATTCACCACGGTGGACGGGTATCGCGGGCTCAACGCCATGATGCACTCGGTTGAGGCGATGCTGACCGTGGCGTCGGCGGTCGAGGCAGGGCAGGGCGCGGCGTGGGTCGACCGCGCCGCGCGCGCCGTCTCCTTCGTCGTGGACATGGCGGCCGCGCACGCCGGGCGGCTGCCCGAGCACTTCGGCCCCGACTGGGAGCCCGCGCTCGACCTCAACGCCGACCGTCCCGGCGACCAGTTCAAGCCATACGGCGCCACCCCGGGGCACGGACTGGAGTGGGCGCGGCTGCTGCTGCACCTGGAGGCGATGCGCCCCGCCGACCGGCTCGTGGAGACCGCCGTCACGCTCTTCGACCGGGCCGTGGCCGACGCCTGGGCCGCCGACGGCGCCGACGGCTTCGTCTACACCACCGACTGGTCGGGCGCGCCCGTGGTGCGCACGCGCATGCACTGGGTGGTCACCGAGGGCATCGCCGCGGCCGCCGCCCTGTACGCGCGCACGGGCCAGGACCGCTTCGCCGACTGGTACGCCACCTGGTGGGACTACGCCGAGCGGCGCCTGATCGACCGGGTCCGGGGGTCCTGGCGCCATGAGCTCGACCCCGACAACCGGCCCGCGGCGACCGTGTGGCCGGGCAAGCCCGACATCTACCACGCGCTGCAGGCGACACTCGTCCCGCGCCTGCCGCTGGCCCCGATGCTGCCCGCCGCGCTGCGCGACGGGAGCCTGCGGTGA
- the recR gene encoding recombination mediator RecR translates to MYEGAVQDLIDELGRLPGVGPKSAQRIAFHLLAADTADVRRLADALIEVKARVRFCEVCGNVAEAERCRVCLDPRRSDEVICVVEEPKDVVAIERTREFRGRYHVLGGAINPIDNVGPDDLRIKELLTRLADGRVQEVILATDPNVEGEATATYLARLIGPMGVTVSRLASGLPVGGDLEYADEVTLGRAFEGRRVVGR, encoded by the coding sequence GTGTATGAGGGCGCAGTCCAGGATCTGATCGACGAGCTCGGACGCCTTCCCGGCGTCGGACCCAAGAGCGCCCAGCGCATCGCGTTCCACCTGTTGGCGGCTGACACCGCCGACGTGCGCCGCCTCGCGGACGCGCTCATCGAGGTCAAGGCCCGGGTGCGGTTCTGCGAGGTGTGCGGCAACGTCGCGGAGGCCGAACGCTGCCGGGTCTGCCTGGACCCGCGCCGCTCGGACGAGGTCATCTGCGTGGTCGAGGAGCCCAAGGACGTCGTCGCGATCGAGCGCACCCGCGAGTTCCGCGGGCGCTACCACGTGCTCGGCGGCGCCATCAACCCCATCGACAACGTCGGCCCCGACGACCTGCGCATCAAGGAGCTGCTGACCCGCCTGGCCGACGGGCGCGTGCAGGAGGTCATCCTCGCGACCGACCCCAACGTCGAGGGTGAGGCGACGGCCACCTACCTGGCCCGACTCATCGGCCCGATGGGGGTCACAGTGTCACGCCTCGCGTCCGGGCTGCCCGTCGGGGGAGACTTGGAGTACGCCGACGAGGTCACCCTCGGGCGGGCGTTCGAGGGACGCCGCGTCGTCGGGCGCTGA
- a CDS encoding sugar-binding protein, whose amino-acid sequence MKKLKSALVASAMVSVLALSGCGEGRGGDATADGDGDGFGADAVIGVALPQQTSENWVLAEDLFNDGLREAGFEPIVQFANAGVIEQQNQIEAMIERGASVIVVGAVDGAQLGTQVEAARAAGATVIAYDRLLTQTPDVDLYVAFDNFQVGVLQGTALLDGLAARKGEGPWNIELIGGSADDANSTPFFEGAMSVLQPKIDDGTLTVVSGQNTFEQVATAGWLADNAQRRMDTVLAGFYADGAELHGILSPNDTLARAALTAVDSAGLDVPVITGQDSEVESVRSIMEGVQFSTIYKDTRALVAETIRQIKLAQQGESFDVNDELDNGVTGVPTFFLPPVIVTQDNAVEVFDGDPILEPVMSEFK is encoded by the coding sequence ATGAAGAAGCTCAAGTCCGCTCTCGTCGCCTCGGCGATGGTCAGCGTGCTCGCCCTGTCGGGCTGCGGAGAGGGCCGCGGCGGCGACGCCACCGCGGATGGCGACGGTGACGGTTTCGGCGCTGACGCCGTGATCGGTGTCGCGCTGCCGCAACAGACCTCGGAGAACTGGGTGCTCGCCGAGGACCTGTTCAACGACGGCCTACGCGAGGCTGGGTTCGAACCGATCGTGCAGTTCGCCAACGCCGGCGTCATCGAGCAGCAGAACCAGATCGAGGCGATGATCGAGCGCGGCGCGTCCGTCATCGTCGTCGGCGCCGTCGACGGCGCCCAGCTCGGCACGCAGGTCGAGGCCGCCCGCGCCGCCGGCGCGACGGTCATCGCCTACGACCGGCTGCTGACCCAGACCCCCGACGTCGACCTGTACGTCGCGTTCGACAACTTCCAGGTGGGCGTGCTCCAGGGCACCGCGCTGCTGGACGGCCTGGCCGCGCGCAAGGGCGAGGGCCCGTGGAACATCGAGCTGATCGGCGGCTCCGCCGACGACGCGAACTCCACGCCGTTCTTCGAGGGCGCCATGAGCGTCCTGCAGCCCAAGATCGACGACGGCACCCTGACCGTCGTCTCGGGCCAGAACACGTTCGAGCAGGTCGCCACGGCCGGCTGGCTCGCCGACAACGCGCAGCGCCGCATGGACACCGTGCTCGCCGGCTTCTACGCCGACGGCGCCGAACTGCACGGCATCCTGTCCCCGAACGACACGCTGGCCCGCGCCGCTCTGACGGCGGTCGACTCGGCTGGTCTGGACGTCCCGGTCATCACCGGCCAGGACTCCGAGGTCGAGTCGGTGCGCTCCATCATGGAGGGCGTCCAGTTCTCGACCATCTACAAGGACACCCGCGCGCTGGTCGCCGAGACCATCCGCCAGATCAAGCTCGCGCAGCAGGGCGAGTCGTTCGACGTCAACGACGAGCTCGACAACGGCGTCACCGGCGTCCCGACGTTCTTCCTGCCTCCCGTCATCGTGACGCAGGACAACGCCGTCGAGGTCTTCGACGGAGACCCGATCCTCGAGCCCGTCATGTCCGAGTTCAAGTGA
- a CDS encoding sugar ABC transporter permease — translation MTALKELFSGGARKFGMVFALLALVIIFNFATNGLVVTPTNAQNIIFGNAHILVMTMGMVLVIIAGHIDLSVGSVAAAVGVIVAVATRDWGVPWWAGILLGVACGLIIGAWQGFWVAYVGIPGFITTLAGMMLFRGLHLYISAQAGTNVRVPKEMWFIGSGHLPEWGPDTGLNNSTLVLGLVGVALVVWGEMRRRANAKRLQGEAPSLSLSLLRAGGLAIVIGYLTWLFGSGRPGTSFPVTGLIVLAIAAIYWFLSTKTITGRHVYAVGGNRAAAALSGVNIKRVNFLVMMNMSLLASVAAILFISRARTTGPADGTGWELDVIAAVFIGGAAVSGGIGTVTGSLIGGMVMAVLNNGLQLMGVGAAQNYMIKGLVLLTAVAFDVYNKVQGRPSIIGKITDSLRGPTTTEAAAPAAPTPTSTS, via the coding sequence ATGACCGCACTCAAGGAGCTCTTCAGCGGCGGGGCTCGCAAATTCGGCATGGTGTTCGCCCTGCTCGCCCTGGTGATCATCTTCAACTTCGCCACCAACGGCCTGGTCGTGACCCCGACCAACGCGCAGAACATCATCTTCGGCAACGCGCACATCCTCGTGATGACCATGGGCATGGTGCTGGTGATCATCGCCGGGCACATCGACCTGTCCGTCGGTTCGGTCGCGGCGGCGGTCGGCGTGATCGTCGCGGTCGCGACGCGTGACTGGGGAGTGCCGTGGTGGGCCGGGATCCTGCTGGGCGTCGCGTGCGGCCTGATCATCGGGGCCTGGCAGGGCTTCTGGGTGGCGTACGTCGGCATCCCCGGCTTCATCACCACACTCGCCGGCATGATGCTGTTCCGCGGTCTGCACCTGTACATCTCGGCCCAGGCGGGCACCAACGTGCGGGTCCCCAAGGAGATGTGGTTCATCGGCTCCGGGCACCTGCCCGAATGGGGCCCCGACACCGGGCTCAACAACTCGACCCTCGTGCTGGGACTCGTCGGCGTCGCCCTGGTCGTGTGGGGTGAGATGCGCAGACGCGCCAACGCCAAGCGCCTGCAGGGCGAGGCCCCGAGCCTGAGCCTCTCGCTCCTGCGGGCGGGCGGCCTGGCGATCGTGATCGGCTACCTGACCTGGCTGTTCGGCTCGGGCCGCCCGGGCACGTCGTTCCCGGTCACGGGCCTGATCGTGCTCGCGATCGCCGCGATCTACTGGTTCCTGTCGACCAAGACGATCACGGGCCGGCACGTGTACGCCGTCGGCGGCAACCGGGCCGCGGCCGCGCTGTCCGGCGTCAACATCAAGCGCGTCAACTTCCTGGTCATGATGAACATGTCGCTGCTCGCGTCGGTCGCGGCGATCCTGTTCATCAGCCGCGCACGCACCACGGGCCCCGCCGACGGCACGGGCTGGGAGCTCGACGTTATCGCGGCCGTGTTCATCGGCGGCGCCGCGGTCTCCGGCGGCATCGGCACCGTGACCGGCTCGCTCATCGGCGGCATGGTCATGGCGGTGCTCAACAACGGCCTGCAGCTCATGGGCGTCGGCGCCGCCCAGAACTACATGATCAAGGGCCTCGTGCTCCTCACCGCGGTCGCCTTCGACGTCTACAACAAGGTCCAGGGCCGCCCGTCGATCATCGGGAAGATCACCGACTCCCTGCGCGGACCCACGACGACGGAGGCAGCCGCCCCCGCCGCCCCCACCCCCACGTCCACGTCCTGA
- a CDS encoding carbohydrate kinase family protein, producing the protein MTGPAAARLVVVGEALVDVVPDADGGTRDLPGGSPANVAVTLGRLGHRPTLVTSLAQDARGALVRDWLEASDVEVRLAAPACGRTSTAAVVLGADGGASYEFDLDWDLPADLLRAALDGADVVHTGSIATVLDPGADAVEVAMRAARGRALVSFDPNARPVITPDVDAARTRVERLVGLSDLVKVSDEDLGWYYPGQPAPAVARRWATAGPVLVVVTLGAQGALVVRGEDVVTVPGVRVQVADTIGAGDTFTGALLDALTRAGVGGPRARGALADLSVRQLADAAAWAARAAAVTVSRPGADPPTRAELDAADA; encoded by the coding sequence GTGACCGGCCCGGCCGCGGCGCGGCTCGTCGTCGTCGGTGAGGCGCTCGTCGACGTCGTGCCGGACGCCGACGGCGGGACGCGCGACCTGCCCGGCGGCAGCCCGGCCAACGTCGCGGTGACCCTCGGCCGCCTCGGCCACCGCCCCACTCTCGTGACGTCGTTGGCCCAGGACGCGCGCGGCGCCCTGGTGCGTGACTGGCTCGAGGCGTCCGACGTCGAGGTCCGCCTCGCCGCGCCCGCGTGCGGGCGCACGTCCACTGCCGCCGTCGTGCTCGGCGCCGACGGCGGCGCGTCCTACGAGTTCGACCTCGACTGGGACCTGCCGGCCGACCTGCTGCGCGCCGCGCTGGACGGCGCCGACGTCGTGCACACCGGCTCGATCGCGACGGTGCTCGACCCGGGGGCCGACGCCGTCGAGGTGGCGATGCGCGCGGCCCGGGGGCGCGCGCTGGTCTCCTTCGACCCCAACGCCCGTCCCGTCATCACCCCCGACGTCGACGCGGCGCGCACGCGCGTCGAGCGGCTGGTCGGTCTGTCGGACCTGGTCAAGGTCTCCGACGAGGACCTCGGCTGGTACTACCCCGGGCAGCCGGCGCCCGCGGTCGCCCGGCGCTGGGCGACCGCGGGCCCGGTGCTCGTCGTGGTCACGCTCGGCGCGCAGGGAGCGCTGGTGGTGCGCGGCGAGGACGTCGTGACCGTCCCCGGCGTGCGGGTGCAGGTCGCCGACACCATCGGCGCCGGGGACACGTTCACCGGGGCTCTCCTGGACGCGCTGACCAGGGCCGGCGTCGGCGGGCCACGCGCCCGTGGGGCGCTGGCCGACCTGAGCGTCCGGCAGCTCGCCGACGCCGCCGCATGGGCGGCGCGCGCCGCGGCCGTCACGGTCTCGCGCCCCGGGGCCGACCCGCCCACGCGCGCCGAGCTCGACGCGGCCGACGCCTGA
- the corA gene encoding magnesium/cobalt transporter CorA codes for MTTSLPTPALRPTTPRPAPRGLSGVLRPRRRPAEVAVTVTPPTRPARPGTVVASAIYDDGARRSSHVRLGETFRALRSRPGGMAWIDLDRPDATELATLAAEFDLHALAVEDAVQAHQRPKLERYGDTLFVVLRAARYVDAAEEVEFSELHVFVGPDFVVTVRHGGSPNLAEVRERLEADPAMLARGPEAVLYAILDAVVDGYLPVVSGLENDIDEIESQVFASGAEASRRIYELSREVADFQRAVRPLRQVLHALTQGFSKYKVDDELQANLRDVADHLTEVAERVETHRGALRDILTVNATLVAQRQNEEATVQNEEIKKISSWAAILFAPTVVGGIYGMNFDVMPELHWAFGYPFALGLMLAVSGVLWMVFRLRHWI; via the coding sequence ATGACCACGTCCTTGCCCACCCCTGCCCTTCGTCCGACGACGCCGCGCCCGGCCCCGCGCGGCCTGAGTGGAGTCCTGCGACCCCGACGACGACCCGCCGAGGTCGCCGTCACGGTGACCCCGCCGACGCGTCCCGCGCGCCCGGGCACCGTCGTCGCGTCCGCGATCTACGACGACGGCGCCCGCCGATCGAGCCACGTCCGCCTCGGCGAGACGTTCCGCGCGCTGCGCTCGCGCCCGGGTGGCATGGCGTGGATCGACCTCGACCGGCCCGACGCGACCGAGCTGGCGACGCTCGCCGCCGAGTTCGACCTGCACGCGCTCGCGGTCGAGGACGCCGTCCAGGCCCACCAGCGCCCCAAGCTGGAGCGGTACGGCGACACGCTGTTCGTGGTGCTGCGCGCCGCCCGGTACGTCGACGCCGCCGAGGAGGTCGAGTTCTCCGAGCTGCACGTGTTCGTCGGCCCCGACTTCGTGGTCACGGTGCGCCACGGCGGCTCGCCGAACCTCGCCGAGGTGCGCGAGCGACTGGAGGCCGACCCGGCGATGCTCGCGCGCGGCCCCGAGGCGGTGCTGTACGCGATCCTGGACGCCGTCGTCGACGGGTACCTGCCCGTGGTCAGCGGCCTGGAGAACGACATCGACGAGATCGAGTCCCAGGTCTTCGCCTCGGGCGCCGAGGCGTCGCGGCGCATCTACGAGCTCTCGCGCGAGGTCGCCGACTTCCAGCGCGCCGTGCGCCCGCTGCGTCAGGTGCTGCACGCGCTGACCCAGGGGTTCTCCAAGTACAAGGTCGACGACGAGCTGCAGGCGAACCTGCGTGACGTCGCCGACCACCTCACCGAGGTCGCCGAGCGCGTCGAGACCCACCGCGGCGCCCTGCGCGACATCCTCACCGTCAACGCGACGCTCGTCGCACAGAGGCAGAACGAGGAGGCCACGGTCCAGAACGAGGAGATCAAGAAGATCTCCTCGTGGGCGGCCATCCTGTTCGCGCCCACCGTCGTCGGCGGCATCTACGGCATGAACTTCGACGTCATGCCCGAGCTGCACTGGGCGTTCGGCTACCCGTTCGCCCTGGGGCTCATGCTCGCCGTGAGCGGTGTGCTGTGGATGGTCTTCCGCCTGCGGCACTGGATCTGA
- a CDS encoding DUF5063 domain-containing protein → MGEIQSGSDLREIAEKTQAQVRAFLSTVMEVASGSAPGAELSLLLLATSDLLGCGAHLAAITDVVPAERFEPDAGPDTDVDPLRAALAQMFDGFDDYVEVVDPVLGAEIGPATLSGDLACVVEELARGLAHYDDGHELEALWWWQFSYLSSWGERAASALRVLQAVLAHVRLDVEDDVAQEAEYDALHS, encoded by the coding sequence ATGGGCGAGATCCAGTCCGGGAGCGACCTGCGCGAGATCGCCGAGAAGACCCAGGCCCAGGTGCGCGCCTTCCTGTCGACCGTGATGGAGGTCGCCTCGGGCAGCGCGCCCGGCGCCGAGCTGTCGCTGCTGCTGCTGGCCACGAGCGACCTGCTCGGGTGCGGCGCGCACCTGGCGGCCATCACCGACGTCGTGCCCGCCGAGCGATTCGAGCCCGACGCCGGCCCCGACACCGACGTCGATCCGCTGCGCGCGGCGCTCGCCCAGATGTTCGACGGGTTCGACGACTACGTCGAGGTCGTCGACCCGGTGCTCGGCGCCGAGATCGGGCCGGCCACCCTCTCGGGCGACCTCGCCTGCGTCGTCGAGGAGCTCGCCCGCGGGCTCGCGCACTACGACGACGGGCACGAGCTCGAGGCGCTGTGGTGGTGGCAGTTCTCCTACCTGTCCTCGTGGGGCGAACGCGCCGCCTCCGCGCTGCGCGTGCTCCAGGCCGTGCTCGCGCACGTCCGCCTCGACGTCGAGGACGACGTCGCCCAAGAGGCCGAGTACGACGCCCTCCACTCCTGA
- a CDS encoding sugar ABC transporter ATP-binding protein has protein sequence MRNQDPILEMRSITKTFPGVKALDNVSMTVAQGEIHAICGENGAGKSTLMKVLSGVYPHGSYEGEIVYRGREVAFSSIKSSEQSGIVIIHQELALIPELSVAENIFLGNEQRGPVGIDWLTTHEKAKELLRRVDLKVDTSTPVKNLGVGQQQLVEIARALSKDVELLILDEPTAALNEHDSLLLLDLLRDLRSNGLTCIIISHKLNEIMAVSDSITVIRDGQTVETMDVGAADVDEDRLIRAMVGRSLESRFPPRTPDIGEVFFEVEDWTVEHPQIPGRLVAKGSSFFVRRGEIVGFAGIMGAGRTELARSLFGRSYGRYLAGAIRMNGEEIKIPNVPAAIEHHISYVTEDRKALGLNLLDDIQTTVVSADLRKVKPGVALDANLIHEAGEHARSSLRIKATSVSDGVAKLSGGNQQKALLGKWLFPEPELLIVDEPTRGIDVGAKYEIYGLINALAAEGKGVVVISSELPELLGLCDRIYTIFEGAITGVLRRGDADQEKLMRLMTGVGADAA, from the coding sequence ATGCGGAACCAGGACCCCATCCTGGAGATGCGGTCGATCACGAAGACGTTCCCGGGCGTCAAGGCCCTGGACAACGTGTCGATGACCGTCGCGCAGGGCGAGATCCACGCCATCTGCGGTGAGAACGGCGCGGGCAAGTCCACGCTCATGAAGGTGCTCTCGGGCGTCTACCCGCACGGCTCCTATGAGGGCGAGATCGTCTACCGGGGCCGCGAGGTCGCGTTCAGCTCGATCAAGTCGAGCGAGCAGTCGGGCATCGTCATCATCCACCAGGAGCTGGCGCTCATCCCCGAGCTGTCGGTCGCGGAGAACATCTTCCTCGGCAACGAGCAGCGCGGCCCGGTCGGGATCGACTGGCTGACGACCCACGAGAAGGCCAAGGAGCTCCTGCGCCGTGTCGACCTCAAGGTGGACACCAGCACGCCCGTCAAGAACCTCGGCGTGGGTCAGCAGCAGCTCGTCGAGATCGCCCGCGCGCTGTCCAAGGACGTCGAGCTGCTCATCCTCGACGAGCCCACGGCGGCCCTCAACGAGCACGACTCGCTGCTCCTGCTCGACCTGCTGCGCGACCTGCGCTCCAACGGCCTGACCTGCATCATCATCTCCCACAAGCTCAACGAGATCATGGCGGTCTCCGACTCGATCACCGTCATCCGCGACGGCCAGACCGTCGAGACGATGGACGTGGGCGCCGCGGACGTCGACGAGGACCGCCTCATCCGCGCGATGGTGGGCCGCTCGCTCGAGTCCCGGTTCCCACCGCGCACGCCCGACATCGGCGAGGTGTTCTTCGAGGTCGAGGACTGGACCGTCGAGCACCCCCAGATCCCCGGGCGCCTGGTCGCCAAGGGGTCGAGCTTCTTCGTCCGGCGCGGCGAGATCGTCGGGTTCGCGGGCATCATGGGCGCCGGCCGCACCGAGCTGGCCCGCTCGCTCTTCGGACGCTCCTACGGGCGCTACCTGGCGGGGGCCATCCGGATGAACGGCGAGGAGATCAAGATCCCGAACGTCCCCGCGGCGATCGAGCACCACATCTCCTACGTCACCGAGGACCGCAAGGCGCTCGGCCTCAACCTCCTTGACGACATCCAGACGACGGTCGTCTCGGCCGACCTGAGGAAGGTCAAGCCCGGCGTGGCGCTCGACGCCAACCTGATCCATGAGGCGGGCGAGCACGCCCGCTCGTCATTGCGGATCAAGGCGACGAGCGTCTCGGACGGCGTCGCCAAGCTCTCGGGCGGCAACCAGCAGAAGGCCCTGCTCGGCAAGTGGCTGTTCCCCGAGCCAGAGCTGCTGATCGTCGACGAGCCGACGCGCGGCATCGACGTCGGCGCCAAGTACGAGATCTACGGGCTCATCAACGCGCTCGCCGCCGAGGGCAAGGGCGTGGTGGTGATCTCGTCGGAGCTGCCCGAGCTGCTGGGCCTGTGCGATCGCATCTACACGATCTTCGAAGGCGCCATCACCGGTGTGCTCCGCCGGGGCGACGCCGACCAGGAGAAGCTCATGCGGCTCATGACCGGCGTCGGCGCCGACGCCGCGTGA
- a CDS encoding ABC transporter ATP-binding protein has product MDTDVGGSGGVHASGVRRAFGAVRAVDGVDLDAQPGRVTALVGPNGSGKTTLLLVLAGLLVPDAGTVTVAGFDPVTQGAQARGRTGWMPDVFGTWDSLTAREVLTTVAAAYRLPRDVAAARAADLLTLVHLDDLADAPAHVLSRGQKQRLGLARALVHDPQVLLLDEPASGLDPRSRVDLRVLVRRLAAQGKTVLVSSHVLSELDEMVDDAVFLSRGRTVATQSVKGAAAQRRPWRVTALDQPALERWLTTAGYLGAPAAGPPPPVVEPVETTGSGATGSTGVVVDLDGEHAAAALLRAAVTAGVPISSIAPAGGVLEQAYLALEEERR; this is encoded by the coding sequence ATGGACACCGATGTCGGAGGGTCCGGGGGCGTCCACGCCTCGGGCGTGCGGCGCGCGTTCGGCGCGGTCAGGGCGGTCGACGGCGTCGACCTGGACGCGCAGCCCGGGCGGGTCACCGCGCTGGTCGGGCCGAACGGCTCGGGCAAGACGACTCTGCTGCTCGTCCTGGCGGGCCTGCTCGTGCCCGACGCCGGCACGGTCACGGTGGCCGGGTTCGACCCCGTGACGCAGGGCGCGCAGGCCCGCGGCCGCACGGGCTGGATGCCCGACGTGTTCGGCACCTGGGACTCGCTCACCGCGCGCGAGGTCCTCACCACCGTCGCGGCGGCCTACCGCCTGCCGCGCGACGTCGCCGCGGCCCGCGCCGCCGACCTGCTCACGCTCGTGCACCTCGACGACCTCGCCGACGCGCCCGCCCACGTGCTCTCGCGTGGGCAGAAGCAGCGGCTCGGCCTGGCCCGCGCACTGGTCCACGACCCGCAGGTGCTGCTGCTCGACGAGCCCGCCTCGGGCCTCGACCCGCGCTCGCGGGTGGACCTGCGCGTCCTGGTGCGGCGGCTGGCCGCTCAGGGCAAGACGGTGCTGGTCTCGAGCCACGTGCTCAGCGAGCTCGACGAGATGGTCGACGACGCCGTGTTCCTCTCGCGCGGCCGCACGGTCGCGACACAGTCGGTGAAGGGCGCGGCCGCGCAGCGCCGGCCATGGCGCGTGACCGCACTCGACCAGCCCGCACTGGAGCGCTGGCTCACGACGGCCGGCTACCTCGGCGCCCCCGCAGCCGGCCCCCCACCCCCGGTGGTTGAGCCTGTCGAAACCACCGGGAGCGGGGCGACGGGCTCGACCGGCGTCGTCGTCGACCTCGACGGCGAGCACGCCGCGGCCGCGCTGCTGCGCGCGGCGGTCACCGCTGGCGTTCCCATCAGCTCGATCGCCCCCGCGGGCGGCGTGCTCGAACAGGCGTACCTGGCTCTCGAGGAGGAGCGACGATGA
- a CDS encoding ABC transporter permease, translating to MSTPETPTVEVSVAAPSGRSPRRRGDWRVTWQGLRTVAQLELRQRVRSTRWKVALVVWFVVVGVITGLTTSALHVLADDRSATDPPLGPMIYGIVVFFVLFLGLLVSPTLSAAAINGDRNAGTLATLQATLLSPAEIVLGKLLAAWVAALAFLLTSVPFILWALASGGVGVLSLVTTLLMLAAVLLVVCAIGLGFSALVTKTSGSAVLTYLTIGGLAVVAPVLFGLSAPLVTTTSQVRVWTVPTNWDYSSNDPAVCEWQTQEQQVWHSERTWWLLAPNPFVIVADAQPLPEGDLARAFADDANPLAALQFAVRYVRAGAADEFDYCTGNFTQWNSQGELIAQPASPVAPVEPSRNPVWPWGLGLQLLLGAGGVVLAVNRLRIPTRTLPRGTRVA from the coding sequence ATGAGCACCCCCGAGACTCCCACGGTCGAGGTGTCGGTCGCTGCGCCGTCGGGCCGCTCACCGAGGCGCCGCGGCGACTGGCGCGTGACCTGGCAGGGGCTGCGGACGGTCGCGCAACTGGAGTTGCGCCAGCGGGTGCGCTCCACGCGCTGGAAGGTCGCGCTCGTCGTGTGGTTCGTGGTCGTCGGCGTCATCACCGGGCTCACCACGAGCGCGCTGCACGTGCTCGCCGACGACCGCTCGGCCACGGACCCGCCGCTCGGCCCGATGATCTACGGCATCGTCGTGTTCTTCGTGCTGTTCCTCGGGCTGCTCGTCTCGCCCACACTGAGCGCCGCGGCGATCAACGGCGACCGCAACGCGGGCACGCTCGCCACCCTCCAGGCGACGCTGCTCAGCCCCGCCGAGATCGTGCTCGGAAAGTTGCTCGCGGCGTGGGTCGCGGCGCTCGCGTTCCTGCTCACGAGCGTGCCGTTCATCCTGTGGGCGCTGGCCTCGGGCGGCGTCGGCGTGCTCTCGCTGGTCACGACGTTGCTGATGCTCGCAGCCGTGCTGCTCGTGGTGTGCGCGATCGGGCTCGGCTTCTCCGCGCTCGTGACCAAGACGTCAGGCTCGGCGGTGCTCACGTATCTGACGATCGGCGGCCTGGCCGTCGTCGCACCGGTGCTGTTCGGGCTGTCGGCGCCGCTCGTGACGACGACGTCGCAGGTGCGCGTGTGGACCGTGCCGACCAACTGGGACTACTCGAGCAACGACCCCGCGGTGTGCGAGTGGCAGACCCAGGAGCAGCAGGTGTGGCACTCCGAGCGCACCTGGTGGCTGCTCGCTCCCAACCCGTTCGTCATCGTCGCCGACGCGCAGCCGCTGCCTGAGGGCGACCTGGCGCGCGCCTTCGCCGACGACGCGAACCCGCTCGCGGCGCTGCAGTTCGCGGTGCGGTACGTGCGCGCGGGGGCCGCGGACGAGTTCGACTACTGCACCGGCAACTTCACGCAGTGGAACAGCCAGGGCGAGCTCATCGCGCAGCCCGCCTCACCGGTCGCGCCGGTCGAGCCCAGCCGCAACCCGGTGTGGCCGTGGGGCCTCGGCCTCCAGCTCCTGCTCGGCGCCGGGGGCGTGGTGCTGGCCGTCAACCGTCTGCGCATCCCGACACGCACGCTCCCGCGGGGCACGCGCGTCGCCTGA